One Candidatus Omnitrophota bacterium genomic window carries:
- a CDS encoding DHH family phosphoesterase: MNYAEFIKAEAGSLNFDKVSARIEAARGKKALIYCHDDPDGITSGIILRRLLEKKGIAVTVKVPTTMELEESRLKKDIDSHSPDIIFVADKATMGYYDDYADIHENIIILDHHPLLGEELKRVMVVNPVLGSYKRCSGSLVAHMLASFCGEVDPGDDIAALIGLKGDWAIEPATDDISDYVKPFYDGIKEKYAWLLNKIEARPTMFEVRQRAKTTLLNQAAEIIFALGGGGFQYFYNDRDKGLADITSGEFAFDNLEEWLKNPLTFSAEDDFIGALSDSVRAKKIFDYYLSDWEATASLMHKADLVKTAQGTDIYLFKGEKVKLMPMAGSVVLYELPSENEDVMFIMFSDMGEKGVHFSFRSKNGKLHCGNFAHGLAVALQEKIGKEYASGGGHPFAAECRTKKKAPIREIMGLFEEKLSAL, from the coding sequence ATGAATTACGCGGAATTTATAAAGGCGGAAGCAGGATCTTTGAATTTTGATAAAGTCTCAGCAAGGATAGAAGCGGCGCGCGGAAAAAAGGCTCTTATCTACTGTCATGATGATCCGGACGGCATCACTTCGGGAATAATACTCAGGCGTTTGCTCGAAAAAAAGGGCATCGCTGTAACAGTGAAGGTGCCAACGACCATGGAACTTGAGGAATCCCGCTTAAAGAAAGATATTGACAGCCACAGCCCTGATATAATATTTGTCGCCGACAAGGCCACCATGGGTTATTATGACGATTACGCCGATATACATGAAAATATAATCATACTGGACCATCACCCTCTTCTGGGCGAAGAACTTAAAAGGGTCATGGTTGTCAATCCGGTGCTCGGCTCATATAAAAGATGCTCGGGGAGTTTGGTCGCCCACATGCTCGCTTCTTTTTGCGGTGAGGTTGATCCCGGCGATGACATCGCGGCGCTGATAGGCCTTAAAGGCGATTGGGCCATTGAGCCGGCCACTGACGATATATCGGATTATGTGAAGCCGTTTTACGATGGTATCAAAGAAAAATACGCGTGGCTGCTCAATAAGATAGAAGCGCGCCCCACAATGTTCGAGGTGCGTCAGCGGGCAAAAACCACGCTCCTGAATCAGGCCGCGGAGATAATATTCGCGCTCGGCGGCGGCGGCTTTCAGTATTTTTACAATGACAGAGATAAGGGCCTTGCCGATATAACAAGCGGGGAGTTCGCCTTTGATAATCTTGAGGAATGGCTGAAGAATCCTTTGACATTTTCAGCGGAGGATGATTTTATAGGAGCTCTTTCCGATTCCGTCAGGGCGAAAAAAATATTTGATTATTATCTTTCCGACTGGGAAGCAACGGCTTCTCTCATGCACAAGGCGGATCTTGTGAAAACAGCGCAAGGTACGGATATTTATCTGTTCAAGGGCGAAAAAGTGAAACTCATGCCGATGGCGGGAAGTGTGGTCCTTTATGAACTTCCTTCGGAGAATGAGGATGTTATGTTCATAATGTTCTCGGACATGGGTGAAAAGGGCGTGCATTTTTCCTTCCGTTCCAAAAACGGCAAATTGCACTGCGGTAATTTCGCGCACGGCCTTGCCGTGGCCTTGCAGGAAAAAATCGGAAAAGAATACGCTTCCGGCGGCGGCCATCCTTTCGCGGCGGAATGCAGGACAAAGAAAAAAGCGCCGATCCGGGAAATTATGGGTCTTTTCGAGGAAAAGCTTTCGGCTTTATAA
- a CDS encoding sugar kinase has protein sequence MKENIIVVGSVALDSITTPFGKIDRGVGGSSVYSSLAASFFSPVAIIGVVGADFPEDFLKKMNKKGINTDGIKREPGKTFFWRGKYSWDLSTAISLDTQLNVFEKFDPSVPEALRGSKHLFLANIDPVLQKKVLKQMKFPKSGGYKALDTMNFWIESKKKHIGALLPGLDAILINEAEIRQYTGEHNIIKAARQLLKKGVKTVVVKKGEYGVGCFSKKGMFFLPAYPLEDAVDPTGAGDSFAGAFMGYLASSGKITWSSIKKAAAYGTVISSFTVSGFGVKGLMDLKKSEVDKRYREFVKLVHFEEVKIIGG, from the coding sequence ATGAAAGAAAACATCATTGTTGTGGGATCGGTCGCGCTTGATTCTATAACCACGCCCTTTGGTAAAATAGACAGGGGCGTCGGCGGTTCATCGGTGTATTCGTCGCTTGCGGCGTCTTTTTTCTCGCCTGTCGCCATCATAGGCGTTGTCGGCGCGGATTTTCCGGAAGATTTTCTCAAAAAGATGAATAAAAAAGGGATCAATACCGACGGAATAAAAAGAGAGCCGGGCAAAACTTTTTTCTGGAGAGGTAAATATTCATGGGATCTCTCAACGGCCATAAGCCTGGATACCCAGTTAAACGTTTTTGAGAAGTTTGACCCGTCGGTGCCGGAGGCTTTGCGCGGATCAAAGCATTTGTTTCTGGCCAACATAGACCCCGTGCTGCAGAAAAAAGTTTTGAAGCAGATGAAATTCCCTAAATCAGGAGGGTACAAGGCGCTTGACACGATGAATTTCTGGATAGAAAGTAAAAAAAAGCACATAGGCGCCCTTTTGCCGGGCCTCGACGCTATTCTTATCAATGAGGCCGAGATAAGACAGTACACCGGCGAGCACAACATAATCAAAGCGGCTAGGCAATTGCTGAAAAAGGGCGTGAAGACGGTCGTTGTAAAAAAAGGCGAATATGGTGTCGGATGTTTCAGTAAAAAGGGGATGTTTTTTCTTCCGGCCTATCCGCTCGAGGATGCTGTTGATCCCACCGGCGCCGGCGACAGTTTCGCTGGAGCGTTTATGGGTTATCTGGCCTCATCCGGGAAAATCACATGGAGCAGTATAAAGAAAGCCGCCGCATACGGCACGGTTATCTCGTCCTTTACGGTTTCCGGATTCGGCGTCAAAGGGCTTATGGATCTTAAAAAGAGCGAAGTGGATAAAAGATACAGGGAATTCGTTAAATTGGTGCATTTTGAGGAAGTTAAGATAATAGGAGGATAG
- a CDS encoding LysM peptidoglycan-binding domain-containing protein has protein sequence MRRFKSLKKAACLLAVFAASGVMPAAAADDDSEDSGLQMIRVIPGDTLHAIAKLYLKDPDRWPELLKYNVIASGDPDVIHAGDKLLVPVKEIKKSMRAAFLIEKIEQVSFRARGEALFRDAALNQKIFYEDTLRTFANSHAKVLFPTKEVTRVSPNSLVIIKPRELDQEVNLLKGEVFFKKTKVQTPSAVLTPQEEGLYRAVVGDDKSTNIEVFEGKVDVASPDGKGKIELGKGFSSNIKFGDLPMAPAEITLPDAERLKALKDDITLPADFQISVADIETVGVFNPEADNFVQEVTKRDKIRNKISAVEIALDEYFSQIILKLKPLDVQKEISKLADGKYYYRVEYAGGDSARYSKVKGFELNRAAREMSVIILYPPANLKIDDEFIEVRGSASRDISKLSIDTALVDLGDDGSFSQIVYLPMGPHEMEIVFQDRLGNTRKMLRRVVRVKKQPGFLQKIFGGSQN, from the coding sequence GTGAGACGCTTTAAATCTCTTAAAAAAGCGGCGTGTTTGTTAGCGGTCTTTGCCGCGAGCGGTGTGATGCCTGCGGCTGCCGCAGATGACGACAGCGAAGATAGCGGCCTTCAGATGATAAGAGTGATTCCCGGGGACACTCTCCACGCCATAGCGAAGTTGTATCTTAAAGACCCCGACAGATGGCCGGAACTCCTCAAATATAATGTGATAGCTTCGGGAGACCCCGATGTTATTCATGCGGGGGATAAGCTTCTTGTGCCGGTGAAGGAAATAAAAAAATCCATGCGGGCGGCTTTTCTTATAGAAAAAATCGAGCAGGTCAGTTTTCGCGCCCGGGGAGAGGCGCTTTTCAGGGACGCCGCGCTCAATCAGAAAATATTCTACGAAGACACACTCCGCACTTTCGCGAATTCTCACGCCAAAGTGCTTTTTCCGACAAAAGAGGTGACAAGAGTGTCTCCCAACAGCCTTGTCATTATAAAACCGAGGGAGCTGGATCAGGAAGTGAATCTTCTCAAGGGCGAAGTGTTCTTTAAAAAAACCAAGGTGCAGACGCCTTCGGCGGTTTTAACGCCGCAGGAGGAAGGGCTTTACAGGGCCGTGGTCGGCGATGACAAGAGCACCAATATAGAGGTGTTCGAGGGAAAGGTCGATGTCGCCTCACCCGACGGTAAAGGGAAAATCGAGCTGGGTAAGGGTTTTTCCTCAAACATTAAGTTCGGGGATCTTCCGATGGCGCCCGCTGAAATAACACTGCCTGACGCCGAGCGGTTAAAAGCTCTCAAAGACGACATAACGCTTCCGGCAGATTTTCAGATCAGTGTCGCCGATATCGAGACGGTAGGTGTGTTTAACCCCGAGGCCGATAATTTTGTCCAGGAGGTGACGAAGCGCGATAAGATCCGGAATAAAATAAGTGCTGTGGAGATCGCGCTGGATGAATATTTTTCGCAGATCATCCTGAAGCTGAAGCCGCTTGACGTGCAGAAGGAGATCAGCAAGCTCGCCGACGGTAAGTATTATTACCGCGTGGAATATGCCGGAGGGGATTCCGCCAGATATTCAAAAGTGAAGGGGTTTGAGCTCAACCGCGCGGCCAGAGAAATGAGCGTGATCATACTCTATCCGCCGGCTAATTTGAAAATCGATGACGAATTCATCGAGGTGCGGGGCTCCGCCAGCCGCGACATATCAAAACTTTCCATAGACACGGCGCTGGTGGACCTCGGCGACGACGGTTCGTTTTCCCAGATTGTGTATCTTCCCATGGGGCCGCATGAGATGGAGATAGTTTTTCAGGACAGACTCGGCAACACAAGGAAAATGCTGCGGCGCGTAGTGCGGGTCAAAAAACAACCAGGGTTCTTGCAGAAAATTTTTGGAGGGTCGCAGAATTGA
- the mtnP gene encoding S-methyl-5'-thioadenosine phosphorylase, whose product MKKVKIAVIGGSGLYDLEGLKNVEEVVVSTPYGKPSDSIICGELEGVGVAFLPRHGRGHRILPSEVNSRANIYALKSIGVERIISVSACGSLKEENHPTDIVVPSQIFDNTKQRGRSTFFGEGVVAHVPLAEPFCGELSDILYKTVEETGARAHKGGTFVTIEGPRFSTKAESMFYRSLGADIVGMTAMPEAFLAREAEICYATMAHVTDYDVWKEGEEVNTEKVISNFNKNIAKAKQILKNIIPRLSSERSCLCRDALRGAVMTDKKYINPAMRKKLGVIMDKYMPEDK is encoded by the coding sequence ATGAAAAAAGTGAAAATAGCGGTAATAGGCGGCAGCGGCCTTTATGATCTTGAGGGCCTTAAAAATGTGGAGGAGGTCGTTGTATCCACTCCTTACGGCAAGCCGTCCGACAGTATAATCTGCGGCGAACTTGAGGGCGTCGGCGTGGCTTTTCTTCCCCGCCACGGCCGCGGCCACAGGATCCTGCCGAGCGAGGTGAATTCGCGGGCAAACATATACGCGCTGAAATCCATAGGTGTTGAAAGGATAATATCCGTCAGCGCCTGCGGTTCCCTGAAGGAAGAAAATCATCCCACGGACATAGTTGTTCCGTCCCAGATCTTTGATAACACGAAGCAGAGAGGCCGTTCCACTTTTTTCGGTGAGGGTGTTGTGGCGCATGTGCCGCTGGCGGAGCCTTTCTGCGGAGAACTTTCGGATATTTTGTATAAAACCGTGGAAGAAACGGGAGCCCGCGCGCACAAGGGCGGTACCTTTGTCACTATAGAAGGCCCGCGTTTTTCCACAAAGGCCGAATCCATGTTTTACCGGTCTTTGGGCGCGGATATCGTGGGCATGACGGCGATGCCTGAGGCTTTCCTCGCCCGCGAGGCGGAGATCTGCTATGCCACCATGGCGCACGTGACGGATTATGACGTCTGGAAAGAAGGCGAAGAGGTGAACACCGAAAAAGTCATATCCAATTTTAATAAAAATATAGCTAAGGCAAAACAGATACTCAAAAATATCATTCCGCGCCTGTCGTCGGAGCGTTCGTGTCTGTGCCGCGACGCGCTCAGGGGAGCGGTGATGACGGATAAAAAATATATAAACCCCGCCATGAGAAAGAAACTCGGGGTCATAATGGATAAATACATGCCGGAGGATAAATGA
- a CDS encoding sugar phosphate isomerase/epimerase: MIRLGRNFTNLFIVDVLPEETRNKIFSGEIDMFSMNALGLVEFKKNVLRQLDMAKAQGLNHIELDADMPNPYAGFTKEERSAIRKKAEDNDITLSVHLSYSGIGSGVACIQKEDRQKAVELQKLYIDFAKDIGAKHVNMHPGTAPFYMSSPIWLEKIEAALIESVLELAEYGGDINFHIENNVSFDTLYVEPEDGIRLVQKCRKKGAEVYYNLDIGHWFTRALAPGGKAKPVPEHPEQIMKTIPKELVKELHLNDFVPKTFTFHPPLHLTEGPLQKANLIEYGKIVKTLEPEVIILETASKVKEYLVQRNELVKEELEYVKECLAL; the protein is encoded by the coding sequence ATGATAAGACTGGGAAGGAATTTTACGAATTTGTTCATTGTGGATGTTTTACCGGAGGAAACGCGGAACAAAATATTCAGCGGTGAGATCGATATGTTTTCCATGAACGCGCTGGGGCTTGTTGAGTTCAAAAAGAATGTGCTCAGACAGCTGGATATGGCTAAAGCTCAGGGCCTGAATCATATTGAGCTGGACGCGGATATGCCTAATCCCTATGCCGGTTTCACAAAAGAAGAGCGCTCCGCCATCCGCAAAAAGGCGGAAGACAATGATATAACCCTCTCCGTCCATCTGTCTTATTCGGGGATAGGCAGCGGCGTGGCCTGCATACAGAAGGAAGACAGGCAGAAAGCGGTTGAACTGCAGAAACTGTACATAGATTTCGCGAAGGATATAGGAGCGAAACACGTTAACATGCATCCGGGGACAGCGCCTTTTTATATGAGCAGCCCCATCTGGCTGGAGAAGATAGAAGCCGCGCTCATAGAAAGCGTTCTTGAACTGGCCGAATACGGCGGAGATATCAATTTTCATATTGAGAATAATGTATCGTTTGATACTTTATATGTAGAACCTGAAGACGGTATCAGGCTTGTTCAGAAATGCCGTAAAAAAGGAGCCGAGGTGTATTATAACCTGGACATAGGGCACTGGTTCACACGCGCTCTTGCTCCCGGAGGGAAGGCCAAGCCCGTTCCCGAACACCCCGAACAGATTATGAAGACCATACCCAAAGAACTGGTGAAGGAACTTCATCTCAATGATTTCGTTCCCAAAACTTTTACCTTTCATCCGCCCCTGCATCTGACCGAAGGGCCTCTCCAGAAAGCAAATCTCATAGAATACGGAAAAATAGTTAAGACACTCGAGCCGGAAGTGATTATTCTTGAAACCGCATCCAAGGTAAAAGAGTATCTGGTTCAGAGGAATGAGCTTGTGAAAGAAGAATTGGAATATGTTAAGGAATGCCTGGCCTTATGA
- a CDS encoding response regulator — protein sequence MKVILADEDIDRRFAVKLLWRNYDCSIREARNFDILLMLIKEDKPHICIINYLLAGSKGINIYDMCRKLTEEFDVPVLVLLPDNMTGEHEISRVRFLSSPGAVPPLPDVMLEKMKELAGTYPALKKNEVAPERKKLRKILIADDEAAIRKLLGVMLKAYEIEEAADGMELEEKAPAFRPDLIITDVIMPGISGWKAVRGIREKEGFEEIPVIFASGYVKDKEIYEMHRPEGPTEFLLKPFSKEGLFNAVKKFFVLD from the coding sequence ATGAAAGTAATTCTCGCTGATGAGGACATAGACAGAAGGTTCGCCGTTAAACTGCTCTGGCGAAATTACGACTGCAGTATCAGGGAGGCCAGGAATTTTGATATTCTGCTGATGCTCATAAAAGAGGATAAGCCCCACATATGTATCATCAATTATCTGCTCGCCGGCAGTAAGGGGATCAATATTTATGATATGTGCAGAAAGCTCACGGAGGAATTTGATGTCCCGGTGCTGGTGCTCCTGCCCGACAATATGACGGGAGAGCATGAAATATCCCGCGTGCGCTTTTTGTCCTCGCCCGGAGCCGTGCCCCCGCTGCCGGATGTTATGCTGGAAAAGATGAAAGAACTGGCGGGCACATATCCGGCGCTGAAAAAAAACGAGGTCGCGCCGGAACGGAAAAAGCTCAGGAAGATACTCATCGCTGACGATGAGGCCGCCATAAGGAAACTGCTCGGGGTGATGCTTAAGGCTTATGAGATAGAGGAGGCCGCCGACGGTATGGAGCTGGAAGAAAAAGCCCCCGCGTTCCGCCCGGATCTGATAATAACAGATGTCATAATGCCCGGTATCTCCGGCTGGAAAGCGGTGCGCGGCATAAGAGAGAAGGAAGGGTTTGAGGAAATCCCCGTGATATTCGCATCCGGCTATGTGAAGGATAAGGAAATATATGAAATGCACCGTCCGGAAGGGCCGACGGAATTTTTGCTTAAGCCTTTCAGCAAAGAGGGCCTTTTTAATGCGGTGAAAAAGTTTTTTGTGCTGGATTGA
- a CDS encoding ribonuclease HI family protein translates to MVKDEEIFAFLAEKQSFAKLYQKYKTLKPSRVKNMLIAASKKISSGGQSLGATGVVECFVDGAAAPNPGPAGAGAVLSRDSRVIAEVSRYLGIKTNNQAEYSALILALDEAAKIKEDFSSLRVYSDSLLMVNQINGLWRVKDAEIAALLFQVKNKIEIIKSKKNASLSFTHIARSKNKTADALSVLAIKSKN, encoded by the coding sequence ATGGTGAAAGATGAGGAAATTTTCGCGTTTCTCGCCGAAAAACAGAGCTTCGCTAAACTTTATCAAAAATATAAAACATTAAAACCGTCCCGTGTGAAGAATATGCTCATCGCCGCTTCAAAAAAAATATCATCCGGAGGCCAGTCGCTCGGCGCGACCGGCGTCGTTGAATGTTTCGTGGACGGCGCCGCTGCGCCCAACCCCGGCCCGGCGGGCGCGGGGGCCGTCTTGAGCAGGGATTCCAGGGTCATAGCCGAAGTATCCCGATACCTGGGAATAAAAACAAACAATCAGGCGGAGTATTCCGCGCTCATTCTCGCGCTGGATGAGGCGGCGAAAATAAAAGAGGACTTCTCTTCCCTGCGCGTTTATTCCGATTCACTTCTTATGGTGAATCAGATCAATGGTTTGTGGAGAGTGAAGGACGCCGAAATAGCGGCTCTGCTTTTCCAGGTCAAAAATAAAATAGAAATAATCAAGTCGAAAAAAAACGCTTCGTTGTCGTTCACTCACATCGCGCGCTCAAAAAACAAGACGGCGGACGCTCTTTCCGTTCTTGCAATCAAGAGCAAGAACTGA